From the Desertibacillus haloalkaliphilus genome, one window contains:
- a CDS encoding NuoB/complex I 20 kDa subunit family protein, whose translation MGLNLDAITKEEREELERNVFFTTLEQIKAWARSHSVWPMTFGLACCAIEMMGTGAAHYDQDRFGVLFRNSPRQSDCMIVSGTVTKKMAPIVKRLYDQMPEPKWVIAMGSCATAGGPYVKSYAVVKGVDQIVPVDVYIPGCPPNPAALIYGINKLQKKIRYEAKTGKRVTSQ comes from the coding sequence ATGGGTTTAAATTTAGATGCAATTACGAAAGAAGAGAGAGAAGAGTTAGAACGCAATGTCTTTTTTACAACACTAGAGCAAATTAAGGCTTGGGCGCGCAGCCATTCGGTATGGCCGATGACGTTTGGTCTTGCTTGTTGTGCCATCGAAATGATGGGTACGGGTGCAGCGCACTATGACCAGGATCGTTTCGGTGTTCTATTTCGAAATTCTCCACGACAATCTGACTGTATGATCGTCTCTGGTACGGTGACAAAGAAAATGGCACCGATTGTAAAGCGTCTCTATGACCAAATGCCAGAGCCGAAATGGGTGATTGCCATGGGTTCATGTGCAACAGCTGGGGGTCCATATGTTAAGTCGTATGCCGTTGTAAAAGGGGTCGATCAAATCGTTCCTGTTGACGTATATATCCCAGGGTGCCCTCCAAATCCAGCTGCACTAATTTACGGAATAAATAAACTACAGAAAAAAATTCGTTACGAAGCTAAGACTGGGAAGCGGGTGACGAGTCAATGA